A portion of the Bubalus kerabau isolate K-KA32 ecotype Philippines breed swamp buffalo chromosome 1, PCC_UOA_SB_1v2, whole genome shotgun sequence genome contains these proteins:
- the LOC129643052 gene encoding histone H1.0: MTENSTSTPAAKPKRAKASKKSTDHPKYSDMIVAAIQAEKNRAGSSRQSIQKYIKSHYKVGENADSQIKLSIKRLVTTGVLKQTKGVGASGSFRLAKSDEPKRSVAFKKTKKEVKKVATPKKAAKPKKAASKAPSKKPKATPVKKTKKKPAATPKKTKKPKTVKAKPVKASKPKKTKPVKPKAKSSAKRTGKKK; this comes from the coding sequence ATGACCGAGAACTCCACGTCCACCCCTGCAGCCAAGCCCAAGCGGGCCAAGGCCTCCAAGAAGTCCACAGACCACCCCAAGTATTCAGACATGATCGTGGCCGCCATCCAAGCAGAGAAGAACCGCGCTGGTTCCTCGCGCCAGTCCATCCAGAAGTACATCAAGAGCCACTACAAGGTGGGTGAGAACGCGGACTCCCAAATCAAGTTGTCCATCAAGCGCTTGGTCACCACTGGAGTCCTCAAACAGACCAAAGGGGTGGGTGCCTCGGGGTCTTTCCGCCTGGCCAAGAGCGACGAGCCCAAAAGGTCCGTGGCCTTCAAGAAGAcgaagaaggaagtcaagaaggTGGCCACGCCAAAGAAGGCAGCCAAGCCCAAGAAGGCTGCCTCCAAAGCCCCAAGCAAGAAGCCCAAAGCCACCCCAGTCAAGAAGACCAAGAAGAAGCCGGCTGCCACGCCcaagaaaaccaaaaaacctaAGACTGTCAAAGCCAAGCCAGTCAAGGCATCCAAGCCTAAGAAGACCAAGCCAGTGAAGCCCAAAGCCAAGTCCAGTGCCAAGAGGACAGGCAAGAAGAAGTGA